The region ggaggagTTGCACGGCAGGGAGAGACCTGAGGtgttgggggtcctggggcagaCAGGGAGAAGGACCCGGGGCTGGGCATCACAGGGTGTCGGGGGGGCccaggcagggaggaagggagtCCCGGGGCAGGAGGAAACCCAAGGTTTTGGGGATTCcgaggcaggcagggagagggacctggggctgggggttcctgggatgaggaaggaggggggCTGGAGCTGACGGGGTCCTGGGATGAGGAagagggggtcctggggtggggagggactaGGGACTGGGGGCTCCTGTGATACTGGGTGCCCTGGGATGTGGAAGGAGGGGGGCCAGGGCTGGGAGTGttctggggtggggagggagaggaccAGGGTATTGGGATGGGGACGGTCTCAGGACGCTGAGGGtcccagggagggcagggagagagtGACTGGCGCTGGGGGGTTCCCAGAGGATGGGGGAGTGGGGGCCCAGCGGGGGTCACTGGCAGCCTCTCTGCCCGCAGGCACTTTCCCCGTGGACCTCACCAAGACACGGCTGCAGGTGCAGGGCCAGAGCACAGATGCGCGGTTCCGTGAGGTGCGCTACCGTGGCATGTTCCACGCCCTCTTCCGCATCTGCCGTGAGGAGGGCGGCCGTGCCCTCTACTCGGGGTAAGCAGCAGATGGGACCCTCCAGCCGCACATCCCTTTCTCTACCTGCCCTGAaacccccagtgccccaggTACGTCCCCCCAATTCCAgtatcccctccctgccctcatcTCCTTCACCTTGAGTCTCCTCCAGGTCCTTCACCCCACCCAAGGATTCCTCCAGCTCTGGGTCCCTCTTCCCATCCCGGCATCCCCTCCTTACCCTGCGTTCCCCTCCCTATACCTACACCAGGTCTTCCCCCAGggtccttctccctgccctggctCTCCCTGATTCTGAGTGTCTTCCAGGAGCCTCCCAGCTCCAGGTCTCTCTCCCTGCCTGTCCCGAgtctccccagctccctctcccagcagcccctgcctgccctgcacCCCTCTCCCTGTCCACCACGAgtctcccccagctccctcttcccGTCTCAGGATCCCCCAGCCCCGAGTCTCTCTCTGTGCCCACCCTGGGCCCCTTCCTGAAGTTCCTCCTGCCCGCCCGGGTCCCTCTCCCCGGTCCCATCCCTCCCAGGTCCCGTCCCTGTGCCCACTGTGTCCCTCGCAGCTCGGGGTGCCTGGTTCCAGGCCCGTGAGTTGCTCCCACACTGCTGGGGGGTCAGCGATTCCTTTGTTCCCTGCTCAGGATCGCCCCTGCGCTGCTGAGACAGGCGTCGTACGGCACCATAAAGATCGGGATTTACCAGAGCCTGAAGCGGCTGTTTGTGGATCGCCTGGAAGGTCAGTGTTGGTGAACATGTTGGCACTGGCACTAGGGGGTGGAATTTCCTGTTCTCTGTGCtctattgttttgctttttcgCTCAGTCCTTTCTTTGTCCTCCCCACAGCTGGAGCTTTTGACAGAAATGGGGTTGTTAGGAGacactgtggttttgtttgggcaGTGACAGCAAGGATAGGAGTCAGTAGGGATGTGAATCCCGTTGTGCCTGGCCCTGCTGGGCACCTCCCCTCCAGGGAGCCAGGGCTCCCTTTCCTGTGTTTCGCAACAACAAAGCCAGAAAACGGGGATTGCTGACCTGGGCTCATCTCTGCTCCCTGTTTAGTCTCAGGGAGGACATCAGGTCCCACCAGATGCGGTACACGGCTTGAGAGCTTCAGTAGTGAGTTGCTCCTGCCTTCCTGCTGGAGCCTTAATGGCCCGAAGGCAGGAATTGTCCTGTCCTGCTCTTTAGCTTTGGCTCCAGCCACAGAGGTGGGACACGGTGACTCTCTGGACCTGCGCTCCTTGCTGACGAGGGCCCCCACGGCTCCTGAGTGGAGCAGTTTGGTACCTGTTCACTGAGGGGCCACCGGGATCTGCACGTGTGGTTTTAAACTGTGCTGTGCCATGACGttgttcagcaaggccaagggTTCCGTgtttgggtcacaacaaccccgtgcagctccaggcttggggaagagcagctgggaaactgcctggcagagaaggacctgggagtgctggtcgacagcagctgaacacgagccagcagtggcccaggtggccaaggaggccaccagcacctggcttggatcagccatggggtggccagcaggagcaggggagggGCTGTCCCCCTGGATTCGgccctggtgaggctgcacctcgaatctggggttcagttctgggtccttcAGTGCAGGAAAGACCTCGAGGGGCtgaagcgcatccagagaagggaacggagctggggaagaggctggaaaaTGGGTtatgggagtggctgaggaccctggggctgtttagcctggagaagaggaggctgaggggagacttcatcgctctctgcagctcctggaaaggaggttgaaaCGTGGAGgttgctgggctcttctcccaagtaacaggtgatagaatgagaggaaatggcctcaaattgctgcaggggaggtttagatggggtattaggaaaaattccttccctgaaagggctctcaggcactggaaccagGGTCCCCATCCCTAAAGGGATTTAAAAGCTGgccagacgaggtgctcagggatctggttcagttgacaggtatggttggactcgatctcaaagttcttttccaaccaactGGTTCTCATTTTATGAGTGAGTACCACAAGGCCATTCTGGCCTGGGAAGGTGAACTAGGCCGGGCAGCAGACTGGTGACAGGACTGGGAGGTGCAGCACTGTGGGGCTGCTTGTCAGAGGCTGCACCCTTCTCCGGTCACACCTCTCCCTGCCCGTGGCTCTGTGCGTGCGCTCGGGGCCGCACGTCTCTCCTCGCGTGCTGTCGCAGCGTGGTCAGTTCCGCTCTCTGAATGTTTGTCTCCCTACAGGCCGGGGGCAGCCAGTGGCCTGGTCTTCTCTGGGAAGTGCTGTGGTCAGTACCAGCCAAGGGCTGTGCCTTTCCCCAACGTAACCATCACCCTAATACTGGGCCTGGAGCCTGGGATTATTCCGCCTGCCCCCTAGAACTAATCGCCTCTAACGATCTCTGCCTGGGTCGCCTGTTCTCTCAAGGTGGCTGCGTGTTCCGAGTGCGGCTGGCTGGGCCCCCGGATCCAAAGAAATTGCTCTTGGGTTGCCTTGAGAAGTGTTGGgttgtctctgtctgtcttCCTCTGTCTTGGCTTGTCTCCATCATGAGAAATGCATCACTGGGCACTGAAATCTCAGATAATTGTCCCAAATTGTCCCCATCACagtctttcccttgtccaatcAGCCGGACTCTTCAGCCAGACTCGCTCCTCTCTGAGGACGTTGCTGTTGTGGCTGCTGGCAGGCGTGGGGACGGATCTTGCCGTGTGCTGGTGGTGGCTGGCCAGATGCTCCCCCACCTTCGTGTGACTGGCGAACTGAGCTTCTCTGTTCTTCCCAGAGCTTCTCGCTTGTTCTGCACAATCTGCGCACCTTCTCTTTAAAGCCTTAGGGTCTGACTTTTCTTCTCTTGATTGCAGATGAAACGTTGCTGATCAATGTGATCTGCGGAGTGGTTTCAGGGGTGATCTCCTCAGCACTCGCCAATCCAACAGATGTGCTGAAGGTAAGAAGTGCACGTGGCTGGAGGCAGCTCCTGGCTGGCTGTGGTTTGGCGTGCCGCTGCTTTCCCTCATCCCTGGGATGCGTCCCTCCCAGCTGCAGTGAGATGCTCCCTGAGCCACTACTGGCATCAGCTCTGCTAGTTTGGGGCTTTTATGACTGAGAACGGAAGCCCAGAGCAATAAacagatcttaaagatcatgaAATCTATTATGGCAAGAGTTGGAGGCTGTGTTATCTTAAGGAGATGAGCGAGTGGGGTGGTGGCCAGCCACTCTCTAGCCTTTCTCGGCTCTGTTCTCTCTGGTCactgtgctgtgctttgctgcCACAGTGTCCTGCCTGTTTGGTGGCGTGACTGGCGAGGACTGCTCTTCCCCTCTATTCCCTGATGCTGGGGTCAAGCTGGTTCTGCTCAGAGCAAAGAGAGCCTGAAGAACATTCCCATGCTCCTCCCTGTATAGACCAACCTTCTCAGAGAGGGAAGGCCTTGTCCGTCACTTTTCCACCTTGCTTGAGTTTTGCACTGTGCTTCCAGCTTGTTGCTGTCCCTGCTTCTCGCCTGCTGTCCCCATTTGCTGCGTGGTTCCCAGGGAGAGGGTACGCGGATAGCAGTGTCTGCTCAGAGTTGCTTTTCCTACCAGCACCTGATCTGGCACCTCTGCCCTCTCGGGCAGGTGCTGACATTGTCCCACCAACGCTTACATTTCTTTCAGATTCGAATGCAGGCTCAAGGCAGTTTATTCCAGGGTGGTATGATCGGCAGCTTCATCGACATCTACCAGCAGGAGGGTACTCGCGGCCTCTGGAGGGTGAGCACCCGTGCCTGGAacccccttccaacccaacgcCCCCCCTATTAGTGGCAGGACTTGGTGACTTCCTCAGCTTGTTTGCTGCACGTTGAAGAGTGCTGAGTGCCACGGGGAGCAGTGATGGTCTGCTCTGGGCTGCCCAGCAAACAGGAGCATGCTGGGGTGGAGCTGGGGCAGTCAGACCTGATTTCTAGCATTGAAGTTGGTGTGCATAAAGTTTCAAATGCGTGAGCATCCCTTGAATGGAGCAGGATTTGGGGCTGGATCCTCTCCGTAGCCTGCCTTACGAAGGGTGCTCAGGCTGGTTTGTTCTCCTCCGAATGGGGCAGCtccaccttgagcactgggggcagttttgggcaacagaggataaaaaggatctaaagctgctggagagtgtccagaggagggcacggagTTGGGGAAGGTTTAGagaggaagagtgtgaggagtggctgaagttgcttggtctgttcagcctggagaagaggagactgagaagAGACCTTGTTGCGCTCTGCAGCTTTGTcagcaggggaggaggaagagcaggcgctgagctcttctttctgtggtgaccagtgacaggacctcagggaatggcaggaaaatGTGCCAGGTGAGGGTTAGgtttgacattaggaaaaggttcctcatgcagagggtggtggagccctggaacagctcccagggaagcagtcacggtgcTGAAcctgacaataaaaaaaagcagcgtttggccaaggccctcagccccagggtgtgaatgttggggtgtcctatgcagggacaggggttggactcgatggtccttgtgggtttCTTTCAACTCAGGACAGTCTGTCTTTCTGTGGTCTGTCTTGGACTCTGTTGGCGGTGACCCCGCACACGGTGAGCAGGGCAGTTGACCTTCCTctgagaggagcagctgagcacCTCTTCACGTGGAAGAGGAGGAGTTCTTCCAAGTAACTCTGACAGTCATGACATACAGTGACTTTCTGAAGGTCCAAAGCGGCAGATTTGCTCTGGGTCCCTGCCTACCGAGTCTTAGACTCCTTGAAACTTACCCTCTGAGCATGCAAAGGTAGGACAGGGTGGTGGCTGTTGGGGATGCTGGTGAGGTGATGTTCTTGGGCCTGGAGACAATTGAGAGTTAGTAATGCTTGAGCGTCACTGGATTTTAGCAGTGGTTCTTCAGTTTTTGTTGGAGAACATCACTTTACCTTTCCATTACAAGCCTTCCATAGGCTCGGCTATCCAGCAGTCTACCGAGTCACAAGGTCGGGTATGGGAGCTACAGAATCTCAAAGCTTTTTTCTGAGCAACAGCCTGATTTCTCCCTCTTATGGTCACTGAAGTCCTTTAGAGAAGGATAGGTGCTGCAGTGTCCtgtttggggaggggaggaCCCTCTCGGCAGCAggattggagctggatgatttttaaggtcccttccaacccaaaacattctgtgattctgtgaggagTTGAGCAGCTGTCAGTGCAAACACAATATTTACTTAGAGATTGTTTCTACTCTTGAGACAGAAACacaagaggggaagagagactagaaaagaaattaaaccctCGCTGTCGCTGCTGTGTGCTGCAGACAGGACATGGTGGAGAGACAGAAGAATCTCGAGTTGGATTCTGGTGATCAAGCTTGTTGCTCTCTGATCTGGGACAACCACTGTCTGCTCCCTCCAAACCTCCCTCACCGTTGAGGCAAAGCTGTTTGTGCTCCCCAGTCTTGCCAGCCCTGGTGTGCCTGTGGGGGTGATTGCGTTGCTTGCGCCACGATTGGGTTGGTCAGGAACCTGGGAGGAGACTGTCAGGCACTGCGTTAGcgcagggggacagggacagcaggAGCCATctcatgctggtctcttcaacCAAGTGTCAAGGGataaggatgagaggaaatggtcttgAACTGCACCAggtgaggtttaggttggatattaggaacaaattccttactgacagagtggtgaagccctggcagaggctgcccagggcggtgggggagtctccatccctggagggggtcAAGTACTGTGTGGCCGTGGCACAtagggacagggtttagcaggcacagtggggttgagCTGACAGTTGGATTGGATGAGCtgaggggtcttttccaaccttaatgattctatgaacgtGAAAGTACTTCTGCTTCTTACAGTCGCTCTGTTTTTTGTGTCAGTGAAGAAGCTGGCTGTCCTGACAGGCTGGCTGATGGTCTGGCCGCACCACCAGTCCCAGTGACCAGGAAGTGCTCTTGTGACACCAGGGGTCACCCTGGATTACTCAGATGGTGAAATGGCCCAGCACCACGTTGCTGTCGTGTTCTCCTGCAGGCCAATAGCAATTCGCACGTATGTTTATCTTGTTCCTAATGGGAACAAGTTCACTAGGCTGTTTCTCAGACGGAAGGACCCTGGTTCCTCTCACCTCCTAGTCATTCCAGTAACTGTCTTGCTAGTTCCCAGATCAATGTCTTGCTGGCAGTAATTATTTTCCTAGATGAAgatcataaataaaaaaacatagCAAGGCAGACTTTGTTCTGCCAGAGGGTGGACCCAGAGCCCCAGCTGCCTCCTTAACCAGCTGCTCTTCCTGGGGTGCAGAATCTTTCCTGGGTGCTCTTCAGCAGGGGAGGATGAGTGGGTTGTAGCCCGAGTCCTCTGCGCTAgtggctgggaggagagaaGCAGCATGTGGGTAATCTAGGTGGAGCAACGCTGCCAGGGTGAAGGCATCTTCCTTAGCTTTGGGGTAATGCCAGGAATGCCAGAAATTACCGTGGTAATGCCagtgggagctgctctgcctcaaGAGCTCCCACTGCAAGGTTGGGCCAGGAGGAGGCGAGGTGGAGTGTTGGCAAAAGGTCCCTGCAAGGAAGCCGGGGTAGATGTTACAGCAGCTGTAGTCCCGGGCAGCATTTGTGCTCATGTCTGAGGTTTGTGCTCTGCAGGGTGTTGTCCCGACAGCTCAGAGAGCCGCCATCGTGGTCGGGGTGGAGCTGCCAGTCTACGACATCACCAAGAAGCACTTAATTCTGTCAGGCCTGATGGGTGACACCATCTTTGCCCACTTTATGTGAGTATTTGCTGCAGCCGCCGCTCTCCAGGCTGCTCCAGGCAGCCGCCGCACCTCCAGaccaggaggtggtggagctAATGCTTATTCTTAAAATCCAGCGAAGGACGCTCTCTTGTGCTTATGCCAAGGCCTGTCTGAGCCAGAGCAGCCGTGTTCAGACCTGTTCCTCTCTCCTGTCCTGGTGTGTAGTTCCAGTTTTACGTGTGGGCTGGCTGGGGCCATCGCCTCCAACCCTGTGGATGTGGTGCGGACTCGGATGATGAACCAGCGGGCAATAGTGGGCAGCACGGAGCTCTATAAGGGCACTCTGGACGGGCTCGTGAAGGTAAGGAGGTGGGAGGGGTGGGCACATCCCTGTCTTCAGGAGGCAGCACACGCCACTGAGAGGAGCAGTTAGATTCTACAGTGACAGAACATGCTTGTCAGTGAGTGTTTCAGGCAAACCAGAGAAGGGCCCAGAGTAATGTTCCTGAGGTCACCGGCAGCTTGAGCATCTTCCCAACCTTGTGGGACAAAACGTTGTTAATGATGCAGTTTGATTACGTTCATATATGGAGAAAGAAACTCACACCGCTGAACTGCATCTCCGCTGGCCTCTCTGCTTCCTGCAGCGGCTGTAAAGGTCCATTCCATCATGCGTGGCAGTAGGGAGATGGGCAGAGCGTGGACCTGGTGTGTCTCAGAATTGATCTGtctcttctctcctcccagACATGGAAGAGTGAGGGCTTCTTTGCACTCTATAAAGGTTTCTGGCCCAACTGGCTTCGGCTCGGTCCCTGGAACATCATCGTATCCTTCACTGTGTTGCTGGGGCATGGGCAGGCAGGGGGAAATCAAGCTGCCAGGGAAGTGTAGAGCAGCCACCTCAATGGGGCACCTCTTTgtcttccctgcagcagcccAAAGCAGACTTTTGGTCCTGCTTGGACAGGCAGAAGCTGTGATGCGGCTGCTGCTGGTGACTGCTGCTTCTCACAGCTCTGGAGGTGGCAGCACAGGGGCTTCCCGTGTGGCTGCGTGGGGGCTTTCCTGCAGGGTGAGTGCTTTCCAGTGCTTAGCTTGAGACTTTCCCTGTACCCTGAGCTCCTCAAGGTGCTGCAGCTTCTGGATTGGCTCCTGTGTTGTGAGGGGAGCCCAGGGAACATTCTGCTTCAACCTGAGTGTTGACCTGCTCTGCAGAAccagtgctgctgtgtttgctgtaCTGGAGCCTTCTTGCCCACTGAAACTATGTGTgtgatttgttttaaagaatcCTCAGCCTGGGGCTGGAGCCACCTCCCTTTCCATATGGCCCAGGCTTGCTTCTGGCTCAgtctcttccctctcctggtAGCTCTTCCTTCTGCCTGTGCAGATCAGTTTATGCTCCCTGGCAGTGGGGCTTTCTCACGTTGGTCTTAGATGATGCTCTACCTCCTCGCCTTGCAGGTGATGCCTGGTCAggttgaggggcccagagccGCTGCCTTAAGTATTTGACCCAATTCCTTGACGTTCCTTTCAGTTTTTTATCACATACGAGCAGTTGAAGCGCCTTCCATTTTGACAGCTGGAGTTATTCCATAAGAGTCATCTCCAAGACTTGCAGCAGAGAGATTTGCTGCAGCCTTCCTCTTCATTTCACCATCCCCATGTTTGGATGTTTTGGTACATGTGGATCTGGGCTCCCCCTCTCCCATACGCATGGTCCCTGGAGCATGATCTGCCTGCAGTCTaactggggggctgggggcaggtgCCGCATGGTTTTTCACACGAAGGCAGGTATGAGCGGAGTACTGGGCAGTAGTGAGCGTCCTGGCCTGGAGCAATATCTTCTGTGAAGATCCGTGTGTTCCTGTGGCCTTTCAGTGTAGCTGTGGGTGTTTGTTTGCCTCATGTGCACTTTTCTGCCGTGCCTGCAGGTCTCTGGAGGCTGGGAAAAGGGGCGCTGTCGTTTTTTCTTGCTGAACTGTAACctcattaaattatttattgacTGGATGGATTGAGTTTGTCTTTGTGCAGATTTACTGCAGCCGTATGAGGTGTGACACCAAGAAACCAAGATGTcctatagctcaggaaccaagagcAGGAGAGGAGGGACAGAGATGggtatagaacatgttctaaacTGTTGCaatgagacaaggctcagctcactcgcttcactcagtatgagtggacAAATGTTCAGATACTggcattttcttacccttggtcaGAAAAGAGAACCGCGGattgtcctgagttggaagggacccacaaggaccatcgagtccaacccctgtccctgcacaggacacccccacattcacaccgtgggactgagggccttggccaaatgctgctggaatattgtcaggctcggtgccgtgactgcttccctgggagctgttccagggctccaccaccctctggggaagaaccttgtcctaatgtccaacctgaccttccTCGGgcccatcttcctgccattccctcaggtcctgtcattggtgGCCAGAGAGAAGGGCCCAGAAGAAGACGAAGTGCTGCTGTGTGTCACAAGGGACCTTCGTCCCCACCAAAGTCACTCCATaaagaggagagggagcagaAATGTAAAGAGCTACTTCAGTGGCTGGGGATTGATGGCAAGCACTGTGGTGATGGTGTAGGCATCAGTCTCAGCAGTGTATGTTCAGTGTGTAGGGTGAACACATCTGCACTCGAAGACAGacactggaagggaccttctcTGTGCACACACAGAATGGTCCAGGTTGTTTAAATCTGACGTGGAGGTGGTATCCGAGGCACCCTGGAAAGCAAAGTCCAGCCCAAATGTGGGAAGAAATATGCATGGTCCCTGATatgttaaatataaaaatgactGTAAATTACGTCAAAACCAAAAGAAGGACCATAGGCATCCACTTACCGAGATGAAAGCCTGAGTGTGAGGGCATGTCCTCTTTCTGAGAGAAGGAGGGACCCTTCTGGGCAGTCCTTGGGGCTGGCAGGCAATCGAGGAATGAGGGGACCTGCACTCTGAGTTGTCAGGGGACCTGAGGATGAGAAGGCCAAAACTGTTGCTGGTAGCCTCTCATTTAAAGTTCTCGCTTTGGACAAGTGTTGGAAGTGTGGACAGGGTTTGAGAAGAGGTTTCTTTTTGAAGAACTAGTGGCCGTGACATCTTTGCCACTCTGGTAGAACCTCCTATAACAGCTTGAGAGATAAATGCCTCTGATATATTGGAAAAGCTGATgagtgaggaagagaaggaatccAGACTTCAAATCTGCTTGGAGGTTTCTGAAGGAGTCAGCAAGTGTGAGGAGCAGGAAGCTGTCTCATCTGTCTTGGGTTTCCAAAAGGCTTTTGAGTGAGTCCTTTATGAGTGATCAGAGCAGCTGGACTGATGGgctgataaaagaaaaatgcttgtcAAGGTCTGATAAAGGTCATGATTTGAAGCATTTAGGGTTGTCACTGGGAGAACGGGTGGTGTTGAGCTGCAGAGGGGCCTGGTGAGATAGAAATATGAAGTGGATGCAGAGCAGAACTGCCCTGCCATGGTGAGCTACAGACGGGACGGGGCAGGGATGTGCTCACAGGGAGCTCCAGTTTGTTGTGCTTtctccccagctgccctgctgcttctcctctctcTGTCCAACCTCCCCTCCACCTTGATCTCATGCCCTGGGGTTTGAACCCTCTCCCCTGTCCAGGCTGTAGCTCCCAAGATGTTTCCCTGGGCAAACAAAAGAGGAGGCGACGTTAAGGCCACTGGAGCCCTTCTTGTGGCCAGCTGTGGCACCGAGCTGGGTGTTCTGAAGGGACTTCCCAGCTCCATCCATAGTGGCCGCAGATTGTATGTCTGTCAtatctcttctccctgccccTCGGCCGCATCCTGCCCCATGCTCAGCCTCTCCCCATCCACCCGCGCTCCTCAGGTTACTGTTTGACAGAGGAAGGCTTGAACCTGCCCTGTTTCCTGGCAGCTGGGATTCTTCTGGCTCACAAGGCAGGAGAGGCAGCTTATGGCCCTTTATTTAAAGGGATGGGGCAATCGCGAGCTCAGTCTGCAAGGATTACCCAGCCCTGGGGAAGGTAAAGATGTGACAGTGGATTCCTTGGATCCATAAGGATATGTTTCCATGTGTTTCCATGAATTTCTTAGTTACAAGTTGCTATTGGCAAGGTAAACACCATTGTGATCAGCAAAGCAAGTGGGTGTGTATGGACTTCAGGGGGGTTCAGTATTAGATATCTAGATTTCATTCCAAGTATTAGGGTACAGCTCATGAAGCTCCTCCCAGGAATGAGGTCAGTCGATGACGGATGAAGTCTCTCTGGAGATGATCCACGTCACGGAGCCTGGAATCAGGTGCATTCACACAGACAAGTTGGGGCGGGGGGAGCTCTGGAAGAGAGAGGGGCTCGTTTGGGGCAGGTAGCCTGTGACTTTAATGTGAGCCCGTAAGCGGGCAGAGGACACCAGCTCCTAGGGCAGCTCTTGCTGCCTCCTGCTTGATCAGGAGGCCCCTTTGGAGGTCACGGCTGTTTCTTTGCCCTGCAAATTAGGgcagtttctttgttttgggCTCATTGAGGACGCCCTGGGCTCCCAGCTCCACCTGCCAAGTGTGCGCTGGCTTTCTGGGCCGGCAGAttttttctccatctctgtTTTAGCAAACCTCTCTTGTCAGTACTTTTCCCCATTATAGCCAGGTTGCCTTTCTGGCTGTTGGTCTAACAAGGGATCTGTGTTGTTCCTTTTGTCCCTGCATGAAGAGGCTGCCCTGGGTCGGGCAGTGACCCCGTAGGACCCCGACGAGCTGTGCCACCCGTGGGCGCTGGGCACTGGGAGCCTTTTTGCTGGTTCTGCTCGGGTCCTGGGTGCTCAGCTGGAGGAtgtcctggtgattctatgattctatgtgtttgataggaatggttggactcgatgatctggtgggtctttcccaacctgttgattctatgtCCACTGTGCCCTGTGCCACCATGGCAGCTTCCTGCCCAGGCGCTCGCTGCTCCAGGGTTGTCTGGAAACGTGGCTGGAGGGGAGGGACCTCCGTGGGCACAGCGGGTGCTGCGAGTGCACCGGTCCCTTCCGGCAGGCAGctgctcagcacagctctgctgcccagcccGAGCGACGCCGCTGCACCCGGGGCTCTTGCCGCGTCCCACGGAGAGTGAGGGGCTGCCCTCGCCGCCCTCCTGCCCAGCTGGATGTGCTGAGAAGCCCCAGGTGAGGGATGCCCTAGGATCATGTCGGGGACACACCATCCTTGGTCTGTCCTCCCCCAGGGGATGGACGTGGCCAGCTCAGCCCTGGGAGTCATCCTTGCTGTGCTGGCCTCGCTCATCATCACCGCCAATGCACTGGTGGCCATCGCTCTCTTTCGCCTCATCCAGAAGAGCGGCTCCAAGGGGCTCTATTTTGTCCTTAACCTCGCCGTTGCGGATG is a window of Phaenicophaeus curvirostris isolate KB17595 chromosome 13, BPBGC_Pcur_1.0, whole genome shotgun sequence DNA encoding:
- the SLC25A14 gene encoding brain mitochondrial carrier protein 1 isoform X1, translated to MSGLSWKPFVYGGLASIVAEFGTFPVDLTKTRLQVQGQSTDARFREVRYRGMFHALFRICREEGGRALYSGIAPALLRQASYGTIKIGIYQSLKRLFVDRLEDETLLINVICGVVSGVISSALANPTDVLKIRMQAQGSLFQGGMIGSFIDIYQQEGTRGLWRGVVPTAQRAAIVVGVELPVYDITKKHLILSGLMGDTIFAHFISSFTCGLAGAIASNPVDVVRTRMMNQRAIVGSTELYKGTLDGLVKTWKSEGFFALYKGFWPNWLRLGPWNIIFFITYEQLKRLPF
- the SLC25A14 gene encoding brain mitochondrial carrier protein 1 isoform X2; translated protein: MSGLSWKPFVYGGLASIVAEFGTFPVDLTKTRLQVQGQSTDARFREVRYRGMFHALFRICREEGGRALYSGIAPALLRQASYGTIKIGIYQSLKRLFVDRLEDETLLINVICGVVSGVISSALANPTDVLKGVVPTAQRAAIVVGVELPVYDITKKHLILSGLMGDTIFAHFISSFTCGLAGAIASNPVDVVRTRMMNQRAIVGSTELYKGTLDGLVKTWKSEGFFALYKGFWPNWLRLGPWNIIFFITYEQLKRLPF